The genomic window CTCCTGAGGTGGTAAGAAGAGAGCTAAAGAACTTAAAGCCCGCAAAAGACTTTGACAGCCTCTATCAGTGTGCTATAGCAAGACAGCATTCTGACTGGATAGTGGGAATAAATCTGACAAGGCTTGTAAGCATAAAGGCAAATCAAGGAGTGTGGTCTGTCGGCAGAGTTCAGACGCCTACCTTAGCTTTAGTGGTAAAAAGAGATTTAGAAATAGAAAACTTCAAGCCAGAGCCATATGGAGTTGTGAAGGCTATTTTCTCAAAGGAGGGGCAAAAGTATGAGGCAACCCTTGTATTTAAGAAAGAGCTTCTCAGAGATAAGCCAGATACAGCTATGGACGATGATGAGGAAGCAAAACAAGGTGAAGACACCGCTTTCAGACTATCTCCTGAGCAGGCTAAGAAGATTGTGGAGGAGCTAAGCAGGGAAAAGACAGGAGAAGTGCTTAAAGTCATAAAACTCAAAAAATCAGAGCCACCGCCACTACTTCACTCACTCACATCACTGCAAAGAGAGGCAAACAGGCTTTATGGCTTTTCCGCATCAAAAACTCTCTCTATCGCTCAGAGCCTCTATGAAAGGGGCTATATCTCATATCCAAGAACTGACGCACAGCACCTTGCGGAAAGCTCAAGGGATTTAGTCAGGAAAATCCTGAAAGAGCTTGGCTATCAAGAGCTTGCAGAAAAAGTAGATAAAGCAGGCAAGCGTGTATTTGATGATAGCAAGCTAACGGACCACTATGCTATTATTCCTCAGAAGCGGGGAGATGATTTGGCTGGTGATGAGAAGAAGATTTATGAGCTGGTAAAGAGGAAGTTCATAGGAGCTTTTATGGATAGCTATGAGTATGAGCTTGTAAAAGTCTTTACTCGTCTTGGCAGGTATGAGTTTTACTCTCAGGGAAAGACTGACCTAAAGCTTGGCTGGAAGTCTCTGTATCAGGAGAAGGAAAAAGAGACCAAACTTCCACACCTGAGAGAAGGAGACAGAGTTTTAAAAGAAGACCTCAAGGCTCTTACAAAATTCACACAGCCACCGCCTCACTATACAGAGGCAACTCTTTTGAAGGTGATGGAAAAGCTTGGTCTTGGCACTCCTGCTACAAGAGCAAGTATTATTGAAACTCTAAAGGAAAGAGACTATGTGAGGCTAAAAGGGAAAAGTCTAATTTCTACTCAGAAAGGAAAAGAGCTTGTAGAAAAGCTCAGGCAATCAGGCTCAGCACTGGTGGATGCAGAGCTGACAGGAAAATGGGAAGAAGAGCTTGAAAGCATTTATAAGAAAAAGCTTGGATACAGAGGCTATCAGGATTTTGTGGAAAAAGTCAAAAAGCTAACTCTTGAAGAGATAGAAAAGCTTAAGGGGAAGAGCTTTGAGAGAAAGACCGAAAGCGTGGGTTCCTGTCCTGTCTGCAAAAAAGGACAAATTCAGGACTTTCCAAAGCTTTTTAAGTGTTCTGAGTGTGGGGTGCTTGTCTGGAAAGAATTCATGGGGAAGAAGATAAGCTCCAAAGATGCTATAAAGCTCCTTGAGGGTAAGGAAGTTCTTTTAAAGGGATTGAAATCCAAAGCTGGAAAGAAGTTTGACGCAAAGGTGAGGTTAGAAAACGGAAGGCTCAAGATTGTGGGGTTTTGAGGGTTTCAGCTTTTTTTAGTAATTTTTGAAGTGCTTCAGAAATTACTGAAATGCAATAGCTTTCTAACTGCAAACATATCGCATTTGTTTAGTTTTTGAAGCACTTCAAAAATTAAACGACGGCTTTTCTGTGGAATTCCCCAGAAAAAAGAAAAACTATAATTTCCCTTATGGGCAGGTTTGAGATATATGTGGGAAAGGGAATGAATTTAAGGACTAAAGAAACTGGTTATGTTTTCTGGGAAAAGCCACAGAGACAGATGATAGTCTTTGGGGCATCTGGTTCTGGAAAGAGTGAGTTTTTGTCAAGGCTTACCTATGAGGATATAGTCAATGGCTTTCAGAGTTTTAACATAGACCCAAAGGGTTCAAAGAGCTGGCTGGAAACCTTTTTTAAGGCGTGTGATAAGATAGGGAAGCTGTATGATAAGGATGGTGGTCCCATAGTGCTTGCTTTGAATTATCCTGAGGTATCCTTCAGGTTTAACCCTCTTTATGGGCTTGAGCCTCATCAGATAGCTTATGTGATAGCCTCTGGACTGCCTGACAGCAAAGAGCCTTTCTGGTGGAATATCTCTTATGAGATAACCTTAGCCATAGCCATAGCTCTCAAGGCAAAGGGTTTAAAACAGATATGCTTTGGAGATATATATGAGTTTCTCAATGTGGCGAAGATAGAGGAGCTGAGGAGAAAGCTTTTGCAGATATACACAAGAAGACAGGATGAGCTTACCACACAGGGGCTTACCATTCTCAACCAGATAGCAAGCTATGACCCTCAGTATTTCCCAAGAGTAAATGCCACACTAAGGACTTATCTCACAAGGCTTATCACCGGCAAGGCGGGGAAGATACTCAATGTAAAGACAGACAGAGACCTCCTTAAAGAGAGGATAGAGAACGGACAGCTGAGGTTTTTTGCCTTTCTCAATGCGGAGAAAGAGGGGCAGACTGCTTACGATGTGGCGAGATTGCTTTTTGCGTGGCTACTGGCGGTGGTGGGAGAGTATTCAAGAGAGTTTAAAACTGTAGAGCCACAGCTAAGGGTTAATGTAGATGAGGCAACAGAGGTAGGTTTCTGGGAGATAAACAAAGCCATAAGACTTGTAAGAGAGAGAAATGTAGCCATAAAGCTCTTTACCCAGTCTCCCTCAGGTTTTAAGAGTGCTTTTAAACAGAACGGTGAAAACATAGTGCAGGACATAATAAACAACTGTGATTGTAGAGTAGTCTTTTCCATCAATGAGCCAACAGACCAGGAGTATTTTGCCAACATGTCGGGCAGGTATCAAAAACCAAAGGCGATAGTTCATAAAAGCTCCATATCTCTTACCTATACAGAGGCTTCACTTTTAAAACCTCAAGATTTAGGGGGGCTTCCCCCAGGGTGGGGTTATTGTTTCATGGATGGAGAGGTTTATATGGTCTATTCACCCCTTGTGCCAGACAGAAGAAGAGTGAAGGTCATATGGAAAGAAGAGGAAGAGGAAAAGCTAAAGGCGGAAGTAGAGGTAAATCTAAAGGAGCTTTTTGATTTGATTGTAAGCCTGCTTAGAATAAGAGAGCATTATACAAATGTTTTACCTGAGGAGATAAAAGACCCACA from Hydrogenobacter sp. T-8 includes these protein-coding regions:
- a CDS encoding type IA DNA topoisomerase, whose translation is MKLILAEKPSVARDIAKALGGGKPKDGYIEAGEYVITWAMGHLLEIDDSIAPQKWEIASLPIFPERFSYRVKGQAQAKQLKVIRELLKKSQMVVIGTDMGREGEAIARLILIHCGWKDWDRTYRLWTSEALTPEVVRRELKNLKPAKDFDSLYQCAIARQHSDWIVGINLTRLVSIKANQGVWSVGRVQTPTLALVVKRDLEIENFKPEPYGVVKAIFSKEGQKYEATLVFKKELLRDKPDTAMDDDEEAKQGEDTAFRLSPEQAKKIVEELSREKTGEVLKVIKLKKSEPPPLLHSLTSLQREANRLYGFSASKTLSIAQSLYERGYISYPRTDAQHLAESSRDLVRKILKELGYQELAEKVDKAGKRVFDDSKLTDHYAIIPQKRGDDLAGDEKKIYELVKRKFIGAFMDSYEYELVKVFTRLGRYEFYSQGKTDLKLGWKSLYQEKEKETKLPHLREGDRVLKEDLKALTKFTQPPPHYTEATLLKVMEKLGLGTPATRASIIETLKERDYVRLKGKSLISTQKGKELVEKLRQSGSALVDAELTGKWEEELESIYKKKLGYRGYQDFVEKVKKLTLEEIEKLKGKSFERKTESVGSCPVCKKGQIQDFPKLFKCSECGVLVWKEFMGKKISSKDAIKLLEGKEVLLKGLKSKAGKKFDAKVRLENGRLKIVGF
- a CDS encoding TraM recognition domain-containing protein produces the protein MGRFEIYVGKGMNLRTKETGYVFWEKPQRQMIVFGASGSGKSEFLSRLTYEDIVNGFQSFNIDPKGSKSWLETFFKACDKIGKLYDKDGGPIVLALNYPEVSFRFNPLYGLEPHQIAYVIASGLPDSKEPFWWNISYEITLAIAIALKAKGLKQICFGDIYEFLNVAKIEELRRKLLQIYTRRQDELTTQGLTILNQIASYDPQYFPRVNATLRTYLTRLITGKAGKILNVKTDRDLLKERIENGQLRFFAFLNAEKEGQTAYDVARLLFAWLLAVVGEYSREFKTVEPQLRVNVDEATEVGFWEINKAIRLVRERNVAIKLFTQSPSGFKSAFKQNGENIVQDIINNCDCRVVFSINEPTDQEYFANMSGRYQKPKAIVHKSSISLTYTEASLLKPQDLGGLPPGWGYCFMDGEVYMVYSPLVPDRRRVKVIWKEEEEEKLKAEVEVNLKELFDLIVSLLRIREHYTNVLPEEIKDPQLKEFYEKYLGWFEYYADDFERIVRWMDGVKSIPSVVKGKNPLKKISLVDHSIRVAEKAFEVLQSTEDLSQEDKEIAFLASLVHDLGKAVADTGGYEFKDHVEEIKELLDLMGVSPEIADVAVKHHDKETDDKRVLILKSADHSARREEEELIEEDLIKEIKQKLNEEKLWNMLLEMANRDDKYRVFTYRGRLYVLSEFLQNWVGTETNIRPSEEVLCELFGFAPVELTLYLSKSPIMHGRFLGIEYSEKEYALEERKLSSKLFKGFRVEVENGEDNS